A genomic region of Vigna radiata var. radiata cultivar VC1973A unplaced genomic scaffold, Vradiata_ver6 scaffold_160, whole genome shotgun sequence contains the following coding sequences:
- the LOC106779739 gene encoding citrate-binding protein-like — MVSQPIFHQVLLPFLFCITTLSLVVADPTDGFTHVPSPSSNFHQKHYDVPQNQCYTFSNGIHRFWAYTNKSLTSSNGTRARCELRIGNYYTSGVLQFEGYFYIPSGTSGASIQQVVSSAITTSQTRVYNGSLTHYLSPTLALNIYNNWYRFNLIHDVGANNVKIFINGAQKFAGNGQGTGPHYMKIGVYAHESASHYLESRWRDIKLLRR, encoded by the exons ATGGTGTCCCAACCCATTTTCCATCAAGTCCTTTTGCCATTTCTTTTCTGTATCACAACTCTTTCCTTGGTTGTTGCCGATCCCACAGATGGCTTCACCCATGTTCCATCACCTAGCTCCAACTTTCATCAAAAGCATTACGATGTTCCACAAAATCAGTGTTACACCTTTTCAAATGGAATACACAGATTTTGGGCATACACGAACAAATCTCTCACGTCTAGCAACGGAACTAGAGCCCGATGTGAGCTTCGTATC GGGAACTATTATACATCTGGTGTGTTGCAATTTGAAGGGTATTTCTACATTCCCAGTGGCACAAGCGGTGCGAGCATCCAGCAAGTAGTGTCCAGTGCAATCACAACCTCTCAGACTAGGGTCTATAATGGATCTCTCACTCATTACTTATCACCTACTCTTGCACTAAACATCTACAATAACTGGTACCGTTTTAATTTAATCCATGATGTGGGTGCCAACAACGTGAAGATTTTTATCAACGGGGCACAGAAATTTGCTGGAAATGGTCAAGGAACAGGCCCTCACTACATGAAGATAGGAGTTTACGCACATGAGAGTGCTTCCCACTACTTGGAATCTCGATGGAGAGATATCAAGCTTCTTAGAAGATAA